The genomic interval GCTGAGGTTCTTGGCGACGAACGTGCAGCGCACCTGGAGGCGCAGGCCCTCGAGCTGATCCGGCGCGAGCAGGCGTTCAACGGCGACGGCAGCTTCCTGTCCAAGCGCCTGCACCGCATCCGGGAGGAGAACCCGTACTACTACACCCGCCTGGAGGCGGACAAGGCGGTCGTGCTCTCGATGAATGCCACGTGGAGGCGTCTGTCCGGCAGGGGTCTGTCCCCGGACGGGCCGGAGTCTCGGGAGGGGGCTGACCCCGTCAGCGCTCCTGCCGGGGTCAGCCCCCTGCGGCCCGCTGGCGCGGGCCTTCGGGGACAGACCCCTGACGCGGACACCCCTGTGGCATGGCATGAGCCCGAACACGGTGCGGTGTTTGTGCGGTCGGCGCGGCGGTTTGCGTCGTGGTCGTGGCGGGCGTCTGAGCCGCCGCAGGGGATGTGCCTCCCGCCCGACAACGGGCACTTCGCGGAATGGTGCGAGAACATGGGCGGCAGCGTGCGCGTGGCCGGGGGCCAGGGCAAGCGCACGGTGCTGCGCCATGAGGAGCGGCCGTTTGACGGCGGCTTCGTGACCACCGGCGTCATGTCTGACTGTACGAAGGCGTACTTCGCTGAGGGCTGGACCTATCCAGCGCAGGTGCCCCACCAACTGGCGGTCGCCGCGCTGCCCGACGACCGGACCATGGTCGTCCTGGAGCACTGCGCGGTGTCCATCCGTACGTACCTGTCGGAAGCCAAGGGCCTGAAGCTGAACGTGGCCAACGACCTGTTCACCGGGTTCGAGCGGCGCTACGCGAGCGAGGGCGGGAGCATCGTCAGACGGGGCGAGGACATGGGGGCGCTGAAGCTGGGGGGCACGTGGGCGAACGTGGACGGCCGCCTCGGCGTCGTCGGCGTCTACGGCAGCGACGAGGTGTGGCTGCACCAGGCCGGGCAGCGGCGCGCCTCGGGCTACGGGGAGAGCCTGTACTATGACGAGCTGTGCGCGCCGTGCCGGGTGGGGCTATGGGACGTGCCCGCCGGGACGGTCGTGCTGGACTGTGGGAATGTCGTGCTGTCGGGGGCGGATGCGCAAGAGACGGCGGACGTCGCGGCCGGGGTGCAGCGGCTGGCGGCGAGCCACGACGACTTGCGGGCCGTGCTCGTGCCGGGGGCCGACGGCAAGCGGTATGTCCTGGTCGCGAACTTCGGCGCCGAGGCGGCGGATGGCACCGTGGGGATCAGCGAGGCCGACGCCATCCTGGACGTTGTCACGCGCGAGGACGGCTGGACGAGCGGGCCGGAGCTGTTTGTGAGCCTGCAGGCTGGAGGGGCGACGCTGTTCTGTGTGACGTGATGTCCGGGGACGTGGGAGGGGCCGGCTATCAGCCGGCCCGCCTTTCGGAGCGGATGGCACTCACGACTCGTGGAACGCGGCTGGCGACAGTGACGGCGGGCCGGCTAGTAGCCGGCCCCTCCGAGCTTCTGCCGGATCAGCTCCTCGAACTCCGGGTTGATCTCATAGCCGACGGAGTTGCGGCCCTCCACGGCGGCGGCGAGGCTGGTGGTGCCGCTGCCCAGGAAGGGGTCGAGCACCGTCTCGCCCCAGAAGCTGTACATCCTGATGAGCCGACGCGGCAGCTCGACCGGGAACATCGCCACGTGGCTCTTCTGGCGGTCCGGCGCCACGTCGTCCCACACGCCCCGGAACCACTTCAGGCGCTCCTCCTTCGTCAGGCGGCTCTTCTCTCTGATCTCCGGCGCGGGCCGGCGCGACTTGCCCTGCTTGCGGAAGAGCAGGATGAACTCGTGCTCGTAGGTGACCTGCCCGTCGCGCGGGTAGTAGATCGAGCCCATGAGCTGTCCGCCACCGGAGGTCTTCGTGGTCGAGATCTTCTTCCAGATGATGCTGCCCATGAAGTCGAAGCCGAGGTCGCGGCCGGTCACGGTGAGGTCGGCGGGAAGGGG from bacterium carries:
- a CDS encoding site-specific DNA-methyltransferase, whose product is MLISLPPTSHHVIIGDSRHMDDLADETIDLAITSPPYWCLKDYGHRGQIGFQQTYDEYLASLRAVMAEVLRVLRPGCRFALNIGDQYLRAAEHGRYRIQPLPADLTVTGRDLGFDFMGSIIWKKISTTKTSGGGQLMGSIYYPRDGQVTYEHEFILLFRKQGKSRRPAPEIREKSRLTKEERLKWFRGVWDDVAPDRQKSHVAMFPVELPRRLIRMYSFWGETVLDPFLGSGTTSLAAAVEGRNSVGYEINPEFEELIRQKLGGAGY